A window of the Cucurbita pepo subsp. pepo cultivar mu-cu-16 chromosome LG01, ASM280686v2, whole genome shotgun sequence genome harbors these coding sequences:
- the LOC111788293 gene encoding uncharacterized protein LOC111788293, producing MTENQKHRLEFSSDSSPQRPLKIGKTTNEDLPGDKEEAESMNRNPGIQRYLVAVEYIGTRFSGSQQQPNCRTVVGVLEEAFRKFIGQSVSVFCSSRTDAGVHALSNVCHVDVERISKRKPGEVLPPHEPGVVRRAVNHFLQKNDGDVTVVDVRSVPNDYHARYKAQERTYFYRLVSGPETLSSFDKDRVWHVPEILNIGAMQEACKVLVGHHDFSSFRAAGCQANSPMRTLDELDVCEVVSTPYFPSSMERKQRQGKEECENEVLHSESYEVGFGIRRRHRCFVVTARARSFLYHQVRLMVGVLKAVGTGDLTVGDVERILEAKNVSSASPMAPACGLYLGHVKYDLPPPPTAPTE from the exons ATGACGGAGAACCAGAAGCATAGGCTAGAGTTCAGTTCCGATTCATCACCTCAAAGGCCATTGAAAATTGGAAAGACTACGAACGAAGATCTCCCTGGCGATAAGGAGGAAGCAGAATCCATGAACCGTAACCCTGGAATCCAACGCTACCTTGTCGCAGTCGAATATATAGGAACTCGTTTCTCTGGTTCTCAGCAGCAGCCCAACTGTCGTACGGTGGTCGGCGTGCTTGAG GAAGCGTTCCGGAAGTTTATCGGTCAATCAGTTTCAGTGTTTTGTTCTAGCAGAACT GATGCTGGAGTACATGCCTTATCAAATGTTTGTCATGTTGATGTTGAGCGCATAAGCAAAAGAAAGCCCGGAGAAGTG TTACCACCTCATGAACCGGGTGTCGTTCGCAGGGCCGTGAATCATTTCTTACAG AAAAATGACGGTGATGTTACGGTAGTTGATGTTCGAAGTGTTCCTAATGATTATCATGCTAGATATAAAGCTCAAGAGCGTAC ATACTTTTATCGGTTAGTTTCTGGGCCAGAAACTTTGTCAAGCTTTGACAAGGATCGAGTATGGCACGTGCCCGAGATACTGAATATTGGAGCCATGCAG GAGGCATGTAAAGTGCTTGTTGGGCATCATGACTTTAGCTCCTTCAGGGCAGCTGGTTGTCAG GCAAACTCCCCAATGAGAACTCTTGATGAACTAGACGTTTGTGAGGTGGTTTCGACGCCTTATTTTCCATCGTCAATGGAGCGAAAGCAAAGGCAGGGCAAAGAAGAATGCGAGAATGAAGTGCTACATTCTGAAAGTTACGAGGTTGGATTTGGGATCAGGAGAAGGCATCGTTGTTTCGTTGTGACAGCACGAGCACGCTCGTTTCTCTATCATCAG GTAAGACTGATGGTTGGCGTTCTTAAAGCGGTCGGAACCGGAGATCTAACCGTAGGAGATG TAGAAAGAATCTTGGAAGCGAAGAATGTGAGTTCAGCAAGTCCGATGGCTCCTGCTTGTGGACTCTACCTAGGACATGTCAAATATGATCTACCGCCGCCACCGACAGCGCCCACTGAATGA
- the LOC111806289 gene encoding 60S ribosomal protein L3-2: MSHRKFEHPRHGSLGFLPRKRASRHRGKVKAFPRDDPSKPCRLTAFLGYKAGMTHIVREVEKPGSKLHKKETCEAVTIIETPPMVVVGVVGYVKTPRGLRSLKTVWAQHLSEEVKRRFYKNWCKSKKKAFSKYSKKFETEDGKKDILAQLEKLKKYGTVIRVLAHSQIRKMQGLKQKKAHLMEIQVNGGDVSKKVDYAYSLFEKQIPVDAIFQKDEMIDIIGVTKGKGYEGVVTRWGVTRLPRKTHRGLRKVACIGAWHPARVSFTVARAGQNGYHHRTEMNKKVYKVGKTGQDSHSAMTEFDRTEKDITPIGGFPHYGVVKEDYLMIKGCCVGPKKRVVTLRQSLIKQTSRVAMEEIKLKFIDTSSKFGHGRFQTTQEKAKFYGRVK, encoded by the exons ATGTCTCACCGCAAGTTTGAGCACCCAAGACATGGCTCTTTGGGATTTCTTCCCAGAAAGAGAGCTTCTCGCCATAGAGGGAAAG TGAAGGCATTTCCCAGAGATGATCCTTCGAAGCCTTGTAGATTAACTGCTTTCCTTGGATACAAGGCTGGAATGACTCATATTGTCAGAGAAGTTGAAAAGCCTGGATCAA AGTTGCACAAGAAAGAAACATGTGAAGCTGTAACAATTATAGAAACTCCCCCTATGGTTGTTGTTGGTGTTGTTGGCTATGTCAAAACGCCACGAGGCTTGCGTTCATTGAAAACTGTATGGGCCCAGCATTTGAGCGAGGAGGTAAAGAGGAGATTTTACAAGAACTGGTGTAAGTCTAAGAAGAAAGCTTTCTCTAAGTACTCAAAGAAGTTTGAGACTGAAGATGGAAAAAAGGATATTCTGGCACAGTtggagaaattgaagaaatatgGCACTGTGATTCGTGTTCTGGCCCATTCCCAG ATAAGGAAGATGCAAGGACTAAAGCAAAAGAAAGCTCACTTGATGGAAATTCAGGTGAATGGTGGAGATGTTTCTAAGAAGGTTGATTATGCATATAGTTTATTTGAGAAGCAGATCCCTGTTGATGCAATCTTCCAAAAGGATGAGATGATTGATATTATTGGGGTAACTAAAGGAAAAGGTTATGAAGGTGTGGTTACCCGTTGGGGTGTCACTCGTCTCCCCCGCAAGACCCATCGTGGCCTTCGCAAGGTAGCCTGTATTGGTGCTTGGCATCCAGCCAGAGTGTCATTCACTGTTGCTCGAGCTGGGCAGAATGGTTACCATCATCGCACAGAGATGAATAAGAAGGTTTATAAGGTTGGGAAGACTGGCCAAGACTCCCATTCTGCTATGACCGAGTTCGATAG GACTGAGAAGGATATAACTCCAATTGGTGGATTTCCTCACTATGGTGTGGTCAAAGAGGATTACTTGATGATCAAGGGCTGTTGTGTGGGTCCAAAAAAGCGTGTGGTCACATTGAGGCAGTCACTGATTAAGCAGACTTCTAGGGTTGCTATGGAGGAAATCAAACTGAAATTCATCGACACTTCCTCCAAGTTTGGCCATGGACGGTTTCAGACAACACAGGAGAAGGCTAAGTTTTATGGACGAGTCAAGTAG